A window of Cryptomeria japonica chromosome 3, Sugi_1.0, whole genome shotgun sequence contains these coding sequences:
- the LOC131071009 gene encoding probable calcium-binding protein CML44: MALSSVPHEIRRLFDTLDENGDGTLTLHEISCFLNKLGIQLTEDELKCLVMGVSHTQDGSLTFDEFVGLYQSVLHESSTSTSTDSNGESQDLCLMEAFKVYDLNEDGYISSSELHQVLCNLGLIERAENCLEDCQRMIRRYDENLDGLIDFSEFKNMMTIKPNDVHL; this comes from the coding sequence ATGGCACTTTCATCTGTTCCCCATGAAATTCGCAGATTGTTTGATACCTTGGACGAAAATGGTGATGGCACCCTCACTCTGCACGAAATCAGTTGCTTCCTCAACAAGCTTGGAATACAGCTAACAGAGGATGAATTAAAATGTCTGGTGATGGGTGTTTCTCACACCCAAGATGGTAGTTTAACATTTGATGAATTTGTTGGGCTTTACCAATCTGTTCTTCATGAGAGCAGCACTAGTACCAGTACTGATAGTAATGGTGAAAGCCAGGATTTATGTTTAATGGAGGCATTCAAAGTTTACGATTTGAATGAAGATGGGTATATTTCTTCTTCCGAGCTTCATCAAGTTCTGTGTAATTTGGGATTGATAGAGCGAGCAGAGAATTGTTTGGAGGATTGCCAGAGAATGATACGCAGATATGATGAGAACTTGGACGGTCTCATAGACTTCTCTGAGTTTAAGAATATGATGACCATCAAGCCTAATGATGTTCACCTTTGA